The following proteins are encoded in a genomic region of Aquifex aeolicus VF5:
- the trpA gene encoding tryptophan synthase subunit alpha, producing MGRISDKFTELKEKREKALVSYLMVGYPDYETSLKAFKEVLKNGTDILEIGFPFSDPVADGPTIQVAHEVALKNGIRFEDVLELSETLRKEFPDIPFLLMTYYNPIFRIGLEKFCRLSREKGIDGFIVPDLPPEEAEELKAVMKKYVLSFVPLGAPTSTRKRIKLICEAADEMTYFVSVTGTTGAREKLPYERIKKKVEEYRELCDKPVVVGFGVSKKEHAREIGSFADGVVVGSALVKLAGQKKIEDLGNLVKELKEGLRE from the coding sequence ATGGGAAGAATAAGCGATAAGTTTACAGAATTAAAGGAAAAAAGAGAAAAAGCCCTTGTTTCTTACCTCATGGTGGGTTATCCAGACTACGAAACTTCTCTTAAGGCCTTCAAAGAAGTTTTAAAAAACGGAACGGACATACTGGAAATAGGATTTCCCTTTTCGGATCCTGTGGCGGACGGCCCTACAATTCAGGTAGCCCATGAGGTTGCCCTCAAAAACGGGATACGATTTGAAGACGTTCTGGAACTCTCCGAAACACTGAGAAAAGAATTTCCGGACATTCCCTTTCTATTGATGACTTACTACAACCCTATATTCAGGATAGGGCTTGAAAAGTTCTGCAGGCTTTCAAGGGAAAAGGGAATAGACGGTTTTATTGTTCCCGATCTACCGCCAGAAGAAGCGGAAGAACTAAAAGCGGTGATGAAGAAGTACGTACTCTCCTTCGTTCCCTTGGGTGCTCCCACGAGTACCCGAAAGCGTATAAAGCTAATATGCGAAGCTGCGGATGAGATGACCTACTTTGTTTCCGTTACTGGAACCACAGGGGCAAGGGAAAAACTCCCATACGAAAGGATAAAGAAAAAGGTAGAGGAGTACAGGGAGTTGTGCGATAAGCCTGTGGTGGTGGGCTTTGGAGTTTCTAAAAAAGAACATGCCAGAGAAATAGGTTCCTTTGCTGACGGAGTGGTCGTGGGAAGTGCTCTCGTAAAATTAGCAGGACAAAAGAAAATAGAGGATTTAGGAAACTTGGTGAAGGAACTCAAGGAAGGATTAAGAGAATGA
- a CDS encoding OsmC family protein, whose translation MEVKEVELELSSEATFLSKTSIGEITAGEKGLNPMELLLVSIGSCSGVDVYHILKKKRQEVKDIKIFLKGKRREKHPKIYEEIEIKYVAVGKVEEKALEQAVKLSTEKYCSVLAMVKPSTNLKISWEVKWEE comes from the coding sequence ATGGAAGTAAAAGAAGTAGAACTTGAACTTTCCAGCGAAGCTACATTCCTTTCAAAAACCTCAATAGGGGAAATAACCGCAGGAGAAAAAGGTTTAAACCCTATGGAACTCCTCCTCGTTTCCATCGGCAGTTGTTCCGGTGTTGACGTTTACCACATTTTAAAGAAAAAAAGGCAGGAAGTAAAAGACATAAAGATATTTTTAAAAGGAAAAAGAAGAGAAAAACATCCAAAAATCTATGAAGAAATTGAAATAAAGTACGTAGCAGTCGGAAAAGTTGAAGAAAAAGCCCTTGAGCAAGCGGTAAAACTTTCAACGGAAAAGTACTGCAGCGTCCTTGCCATGGTAAAACCTTCTACAAACTTAAAAATTTCTTGGGAAGTGAAATGGGAAGAATAA